A window from Physeter macrocephalus isolate SW-GA chromosome 11, ASM283717v5, whole genome shotgun sequence encodes these proteins:
- the ABCD4 gene encoding lysosomal cobalamin transporter ABCD4 isoform X7 — MASKLIISPFTLVYYTYQCFQSTGWLGPVSIFGYFLLGTVVNKMLMGPIVAKLVQQEKLEGDFRFKHMQIRVNAEPAAFFRAGHVEHVRTDRRLQRLLQTQRELMSKELWLYIGVNMFDYLGSILSYVVISIPIFSGIYGDLSPTELSTLVSKNAFVCMYLISCFTQLIDLSTTLSDVAGYTHRIGELQETLLDMTLKSQDGEILDESEWDLARAPGWPATERTDTAFLLERVCISAPSSNKPLIKNLSLKISEGQSLLITGNTGTGKTSLLRVLGGLWESTWGSVQMLTDFGPHGVLFLPQKPFFTDGTLREQVIYPLKEIYPDSGSADDERIMRFLELAGLSGLVARTEGLDQQVDWNWYDVLSPGEMQRLSFARLFYLQPKYAVLDEATSALTEEVESELYRIGQQLGMTFVSVGHRRSLEKFHSLVLKLCGEGRWELTRIKVE; from the exons ATGGCCAGCAAGCTGATCATCTCCCCCTTCACCCTCGTCTACTACACCTATCAGTGCTTCCAGAG CACCGGCTGGCTCGGGCCTGTGAGCATCTTTGGGTATTTCCTTCTGGGAACCGTGGTGAACAAAATGTTGATGGGTCCCATTGTGGCAAAGCTGGTGCAGCAGGAGAAGCTGGAGGGGGATTTCAG GTTCAAGCACATGCAGATCCGGGTGAATGCTGAGCCTGCTGCTTTTTTCAG AGCTGGGCATGTGGAGCACGTGAGGACAGACCGCAGGCTGCAGAGACTCCTTCAGACCCAGAGGGAGCTGATGTCCAAGGAGCTCTGGCTGTACA TCGGCGTCAACATGTTTGACTATCTGGGCAGCATCCTGAGTTACGTCGTGATCTCAATCCCCATTTTCAGCGGCATCTACGGAGACCTGAGCCCCACAGAGCTCAGCACCCTGGTCAGCAAG AACGCCTTTGTGTGCATGTACCTCATCAGCTGCTTCACCCAGCTCATCGATCTGTCCACCACGCTCTCCGATGTGGCAGGCTACACACACAG AATCGGGGAACTTCAGGAGACCCTGCTGGACATGACCCTGAAGTCACAGGATGGGGAAATCCTGGACGAGAGCGAGTGGGACTTGGCCAG GGCCCCGGGATGGCCAGCAACAGAGAGAACAGATACAGCTTTTCTCCTTGAGCGTGTCTGCATCTCCGCCCCCTCGTCTAACAAACCCTTAATCAAGAATCTGAGCCTGAAGATCTCTGAGGGGCAGAGCTTGCTTATCACAGGCAACACGGGCACCGGCAAGACCTCCTTGCTCCGGGTTCTGGGTGGCCTCTGGGAGAGCACATGGG GCTCAGTGCAGATGCTGACGGACTTTGGACCCCACGGGGTGCTGTTCCTGCCACAAAAGCCATTCTTCACTGACGGGACCCTTCGGGAGCAG GTGATATATCCCTTGAAGGAGATCTACCCCGACTCAG GTTCTGCTGATGATGAGAGGATCATGAGGTTCCTGGAGTTGGCAGGCCTG TCCGGCTTGGTGGCAAGGACAGAGGGTCTGGACCAGCAGGTCGATTGGAACTG GTATGATGTTCTGTCCCCAGGAGAGATGCAGAGGCTCTCCTTTGCCCGGCTCTTCTACCTGCAGCCGAAGTACGCAG TGCTTGATGAAGCCACCAGTGCCCTGACCGAGGAGGTGGAGAGCGAGCTCTACCGCATCGGCCAGCAGCTGGGCATGACGTTCGTCAGCGTGGGCCATCGGCGCAGCCTTGAGAAG TTTCACTCCTTGGTTCTGAAACTCTGTGGAGAAGGAAGGTGGGAGCTGACCAGAATCAAAGTGGAATGA
- the ABCD4 gene encoding lysosomal cobalamin transporter ABCD4 isoform X3 has product MAVRGPAPRADARPRLDLQFFQRFLQIQKVLFPSWSSQNALMFLTLLCVALLEQLVIYRVGLIPSQYFGVLGNKDLSGFKTLTFLAVVLIVLNSMLKSFDQFTCNLLYVSWRKDLTEHLHRLYFRGRVYYTLNVLRDDIDNPDQRISQDVERFCRQLSSMASKLIISPFTLVYYTYQCFQSTGWLGPVSIFGYFLLGTVVNKMLMGPIVAKLVQQEKLEGDFRFKHMQIRVNAEPAAFFRAGHVEHVRTDRRLQRLLQTQRELMSKELWLYIGVNMFDYLGSILSYVVISIPIFSGIYGDLSPTELSTLVSKNAFVCMYLISCFTQLIDLSTTLSDVAGYTHRIGELQETLLDMTLKSQDGEILDESEWDLARAPGWPATERTDTAFLLERVCISAPSSNKPLIKNLSLKISEGQSLLITGNTGTGKTSLLRVLGGLWESTWGSVQMLTDFGPHGVLFLPQKPFFTDGTLREQVIYPLKEIYPDSGSADDERIMRFLELAGLSGLVARTEGLDQQVDWNWYDVLSPGEMQRLSFARLFYLQPKYAVLDEATSALTEEVESELYRIGQQLGMTFVSVGHRRSLEKFHSLVLKLCGEGRWELTRIKVE; this is encoded by the exons ATGGCGGTCCGGGGGCCCGCACCCCGGGCTGACGCCAG GCCCAGGTTAGATCTGCAATTTTTCCAGCGGTTCCTGCAGATACAGAAGGTTTTGTTTCCCTCTTGGTCATCACAGAATGCCTTGATGTTCCTGACCCTTTTGTGTGTGGCCCTACTGG aACAACTGGTGATCTACCGGGTTGGCTTGATTCCCAGTCAGTACTTTGGGGTCCTAGGAAACAAAGATTTAAGTGGGTTTAAGACCCTGACGTTCCTGGCTGTTGTGCTCATCGTCCTCAACTCCATG CTGAAGAGCTTTGACCAGTTCACCTGCAACCTGCTGTATGTGAGCTGGAGGAAGGACCTCACCGAGCACCTCCACCGCCTCTACTTCCGGGGCCGCGTGTACTACACCCTCAACGTGCTGCGGGATGACATCGATAACCC GGACCAGCGCATCAGCCAGGACGTGGAGCGGTTCTGCCGGCAGCTCAGCAGCATGGCCAGCAAGCTGATCATCTCCCCCTTCACCCTCGTCTACTACACCTATCAGTGCTTCCAGAG CACCGGCTGGCTCGGGCCTGTGAGCATCTTTGGGTATTTCCTTCTGGGAACCGTGGTGAACAAAATGTTGATGGGTCCCATTGTGGCAAAGCTGGTGCAGCAGGAGAAGCTGGAGGGGGATTTCAG GTTCAAGCACATGCAGATCCGGGTGAATGCTGAGCCTGCTGCTTTTTTCAG AGCTGGGCATGTGGAGCACGTGAGGACAGACCGCAGGCTGCAGAGACTCCTTCAGACCCAGAGGGAGCTGATGTCCAAGGAGCTCTGGCTGTACA TCGGCGTCAACATGTTTGACTATCTGGGCAGCATCCTGAGTTACGTCGTGATCTCAATCCCCATTTTCAGCGGCATCTACGGAGACCTGAGCCCCACAGAGCTCAGCACCCTGGTCAGCAAG AACGCCTTTGTGTGCATGTACCTCATCAGCTGCTTCACCCAGCTCATCGATCTGTCCACCACGCTCTCCGATGTGGCAGGCTACACACACAG AATCGGGGAACTTCAGGAGACCCTGCTGGACATGACCCTGAAGTCACAGGATGGGGAAATCCTGGACGAGAGCGAGTGGGACTTGGCCAG GGCCCCGGGATGGCCAGCAACAGAGAGAACAGATACAGCTTTTCTCCTTGAGCGTGTCTGCATCTCCGCCCCCTCGTCTAACAAACCCTTAATCAAGAATCTGAGCCTGAAGATCTCTGAGGGGCAGAGCTTGCTTATCACAGGCAACACGGGCACCGGCAAGACCTCCTTGCTCCGGGTTCTGGGTGGCCTCTGGGAGAGCACATGGG GCTCAGTGCAGATGCTGACGGACTTTGGACCCCACGGGGTGCTGTTCCTGCCACAAAAGCCATTCTTCACTGACGGGACCCTTCGGGAGCAG GTGATATATCCCTTGAAGGAGATCTACCCCGACTCAG GTTCTGCTGATGATGAGAGGATCATGAGGTTCCTGGAGTTGGCAGGCCTG TCCGGCTTGGTGGCAAGGACAGAGGGTCTGGACCAGCAGGTCGATTGGAACTG GTATGATGTTCTGTCCCCAGGAGAGATGCAGAGGCTCTCCTTTGCCCGGCTCTTCTACCTGCAGCCGAAGTACGCAG TGCTTGATGAAGCCACCAGTGCCCTGACCGAGGAGGTGGAGAGCGAGCTCTACCGCATCGGCCAGCAGCTGGGCATGACGTTCGTCAGCGTGGGCCATCGGCGCAGCCTTGAGAAG TTTCACTCCTTGGTTCTGAAACTCTGTGGAGAAGGAAGGTGGGAGCTGACCAGAATCAAAGTGGAATGA
- the ABCD4 gene encoding lysosomal cobalamin transporter ABCD4 isoform X6 — MAVRGPAPRADARDQRISQDVERFCRQLSSMASKLIISPFTLVYYTYQCFQSTGWLGPVSIFGYFLLGTVVNKMLMGPIVAKLVQQEKLEGDFRFKHMQIRVNAEPAAFFRAGHVEHVRTDRRLQRLLQTQRELMSKELWLYIGVNMFDYLGSILSYVVISIPIFSGIYGDLSPTELSTLVSKNAFVCMYLISCFTQLIDLSTTLSDVAGYTHRIGELQETLLDMTLKSQDGEILDESEWDLARAPGWPATERTDTAFLLERVCISAPSSNKPLIKNLSLKISEGQSLLITGNTGTGKTSLLRVLGGLWESTWGSVQMLTDFGPHGVLFLPQKPFFTDGTLREQVIYPLKEIYPDSGSADDERIMRFLELAGLSGLVARTEGLDQQVDWNWYDVLSPGEMQRLSFARLFYLQPKYAVLDEATSALTEEVESELYRIGQQLGMTFVSVGHRRSLEKFHSLVLKLCGEGRWELTRIKVE, encoded by the exons ATGGCGGTCCGGGGGCCCGCACCCCGGGCTGACGCCAG GGACCAGCGCATCAGCCAGGACGTGGAGCGGTTCTGCCGGCAGCTCAGCAGCATGGCCAGCAAGCTGATCATCTCCCCCTTCACCCTCGTCTACTACACCTATCAGTGCTTCCAGAG CACCGGCTGGCTCGGGCCTGTGAGCATCTTTGGGTATTTCCTTCTGGGAACCGTGGTGAACAAAATGTTGATGGGTCCCATTGTGGCAAAGCTGGTGCAGCAGGAGAAGCTGGAGGGGGATTTCAG GTTCAAGCACATGCAGATCCGGGTGAATGCTGAGCCTGCTGCTTTTTTCAG AGCTGGGCATGTGGAGCACGTGAGGACAGACCGCAGGCTGCAGAGACTCCTTCAGACCCAGAGGGAGCTGATGTCCAAGGAGCTCTGGCTGTACA TCGGCGTCAACATGTTTGACTATCTGGGCAGCATCCTGAGTTACGTCGTGATCTCAATCCCCATTTTCAGCGGCATCTACGGAGACCTGAGCCCCACAGAGCTCAGCACCCTGGTCAGCAAG AACGCCTTTGTGTGCATGTACCTCATCAGCTGCTTCACCCAGCTCATCGATCTGTCCACCACGCTCTCCGATGTGGCAGGCTACACACACAG AATCGGGGAACTTCAGGAGACCCTGCTGGACATGACCCTGAAGTCACAGGATGGGGAAATCCTGGACGAGAGCGAGTGGGACTTGGCCAG GGCCCCGGGATGGCCAGCAACAGAGAGAACAGATACAGCTTTTCTCCTTGAGCGTGTCTGCATCTCCGCCCCCTCGTCTAACAAACCCTTAATCAAGAATCTGAGCCTGAAGATCTCTGAGGGGCAGAGCTTGCTTATCACAGGCAACACGGGCACCGGCAAGACCTCCTTGCTCCGGGTTCTGGGTGGCCTCTGGGAGAGCACATGGG GCTCAGTGCAGATGCTGACGGACTTTGGACCCCACGGGGTGCTGTTCCTGCCACAAAAGCCATTCTTCACTGACGGGACCCTTCGGGAGCAG GTGATATATCCCTTGAAGGAGATCTACCCCGACTCAG GTTCTGCTGATGATGAGAGGATCATGAGGTTCCTGGAGTTGGCAGGCCTG TCCGGCTTGGTGGCAAGGACAGAGGGTCTGGACCAGCAGGTCGATTGGAACTG GTATGATGTTCTGTCCCCAGGAGAGATGCAGAGGCTCTCCTTTGCCCGGCTCTTCTACCTGCAGCCGAAGTACGCAG TGCTTGATGAAGCCACCAGTGCCCTGACCGAGGAGGTGGAGAGCGAGCTCTACCGCATCGGCCAGCAGCTGGGCATGACGTTCGTCAGCGTGGGCCATCGGCGCAGCCTTGAGAAG TTTCACTCCTTGGTTCTGAAACTCTGTGGAGAAGGAAGGTGGGAGCTGACCAGAATCAAAGTGGAATGA
- the ABCD4 gene encoding lysosomal cobalamin transporter ABCD4 isoform X4: MFLTLLCVALLEQLVIYRVGLIPSQYFGVLGNKDLSGFKTLTFLAVVLIVLNSMVRSSPCVSLPLQPSVMPLQCPVGLSHQEAGTKLWLKSFDQFTCNLLYVSWRKDLTEHLHRLYFRGRVYYTLNVLRDDIDNPDQRISQDVERFCRQLSSMASKLIISPFTLVYYTYQCFQSTGWLGPVSIFGYFLLGTVVNKMLMGPIVAKLVQQEKLEGDFRFKHMQIRVNAEPAAFFRAGHVEHVRTDRRLQRLLQTQRELMSKELWLYIGVNMFDYLGSILSYVVISIPIFSGIYGDLSPTELSTLVSKNAFVCMYLISCFTQLIDLSTTLSDVAGYTHRIGELQETLLDMTLKSQDGEILDESEWDLARAPGWPATERTDTAFLLERVCISAPSSNKPLIKNLSLKISEGQSLLITGNTGTGKTSLLRVLGGLWESTWGSVQMLTDFGPHGVLFLPQKPFFTDGTLREQVIYPLKEIYPDSGSADDERIMRFLELAGLSGLVARTEGLDQQVDWNWYDVLSPGEMQRLSFARLFYLQPKYAVLDEATSALTEEVESELYRIGQQLGMTFVSVGHRRSLEKFHSLVLKLCGEGRWELTRIKVE; this comes from the exons ATGTTCCTGACCCTTTTGTGTGTGGCCCTACTGG aACAACTGGTGATCTACCGGGTTGGCTTGATTCCCAGTCAGTACTTTGGGGTCCTAGGAAACAAAGATTTAAGTGGGTTTAAGACCCTGACGTTCCTGGCTGTTGTGCTCATCGTCCTCAACTCCATGGTAaggtcttctccctgtgtctctcttcctctccagcctAGTGTGATGCCTCTCCAGTGCCCAGTGGGACTTAGCCACCAGGAAGCAGGAACCAAGCTGTGG CTGAAGAGCTTTGACCAGTTCACCTGCAACCTGCTGTATGTGAGCTGGAGGAAGGACCTCACCGAGCACCTCCACCGCCTCTACTTCCGGGGCCGCGTGTACTACACCCTCAACGTGCTGCGGGATGACATCGATAACCC GGACCAGCGCATCAGCCAGGACGTGGAGCGGTTCTGCCGGCAGCTCAGCAGCATGGCCAGCAAGCTGATCATCTCCCCCTTCACCCTCGTCTACTACACCTATCAGTGCTTCCAGAG CACCGGCTGGCTCGGGCCTGTGAGCATCTTTGGGTATTTCCTTCTGGGAACCGTGGTGAACAAAATGTTGATGGGTCCCATTGTGGCAAAGCTGGTGCAGCAGGAGAAGCTGGAGGGGGATTTCAG GTTCAAGCACATGCAGATCCGGGTGAATGCTGAGCCTGCTGCTTTTTTCAG AGCTGGGCATGTGGAGCACGTGAGGACAGACCGCAGGCTGCAGAGACTCCTTCAGACCCAGAGGGAGCTGATGTCCAAGGAGCTCTGGCTGTACA TCGGCGTCAACATGTTTGACTATCTGGGCAGCATCCTGAGTTACGTCGTGATCTCAATCCCCATTTTCAGCGGCATCTACGGAGACCTGAGCCCCACAGAGCTCAGCACCCTGGTCAGCAAG AACGCCTTTGTGTGCATGTACCTCATCAGCTGCTTCACCCAGCTCATCGATCTGTCCACCACGCTCTCCGATGTGGCAGGCTACACACACAG AATCGGGGAACTTCAGGAGACCCTGCTGGACATGACCCTGAAGTCACAGGATGGGGAAATCCTGGACGAGAGCGAGTGGGACTTGGCCAG GGCCCCGGGATGGCCAGCAACAGAGAGAACAGATACAGCTTTTCTCCTTGAGCGTGTCTGCATCTCCGCCCCCTCGTCTAACAAACCCTTAATCAAGAATCTGAGCCTGAAGATCTCTGAGGGGCAGAGCTTGCTTATCACAGGCAACACGGGCACCGGCAAGACCTCCTTGCTCCGGGTTCTGGGTGGCCTCTGGGAGAGCACATGGG GCTCAGTGCAGATGCTGACGGACTTTGGACCCCACGGGGTGCTGTTCCTGCCACAAAAGCCATTCTTCACTGACGGGACCCTTCGGGAGCAG GTGATATATCCCTTGAAGGAGATCTACCCCGACTCAG GTTCTGCTGATGATGAGAGGATCATGAGGTTCCTGGAGTTGGCAGGCCTG TCCGGCTTGGTGGCAAGGACAGAGGGTCTGGACCAGCAGGTCGATTGGAACTG GTATGATGTTCTGTCCCCAGGAGAGATGCAGAGGCTCTCCTTTGCCCGGCTCTTCTACCTGCAGCCGAAGTACGCAG TGCTTGATGAAGCCACCAGTGCCCTGACCGAGGAGGTGGAGAGCGAGCTCTACCGCATCGGCCAGCAGCTGGGCATGACGTTCGTCAGCGTGGGCCATCGGCGCAGCCTTGAGAAG TTTCACTCCTTGGTTCTGAAACTCTGTGGAGAAGGAAGGTGGGAGCTGACCAGAATCAAAGTGGAATGA
- the ABCD4 gene encoding lysosomal cobalamin transporter ABCD4 isoform X1 has protein sequence MAVRGPAPRADARPRLDLQFFQRFLQIQKVLFPSWSSQNALMFLTLLCVALLEQLVIYRVGLIPSQYFGVLGNKDLSGFKTLTFLAVVLIVLNSMVRSSPCVSLPLQPSVMPLQCPVGLSHQEAGTKLWLKSFDQFTCNLLYVSWRKDLTEHLHRLYFRGRVYYTLNVLRDDIDNPDQRISQDVERFCRQLSSMASKLIISPFTLVYYTYQCFQSTGWLGPVSIFGYFLLGTVVNKMLMGPIVAKLVQQEKLEGDFRFKHMQIRVNAEPAAFFRAGHVEHVRTDRRLQRLLQTQRELMSKELWLYIGVNMFDYLGSILSYVVISIPIFSGIYGDLSPTELSTLVSKNAFVCMYLISCFTQLIDLSTTLSDVAGYTHRIGELQETLLDMTLKSQDGEILDESEWDLARAPGWPATERTDTAFLLERVCISAPSSNKPLIKNLSLKISEGQSLLITGNTGTGKTSLLRVLGGLWESTWGSVQMLTDFGPHGVLFLPQKPFFTDGTLREQVIYPLKEIYPDSGSADDERIMRFLELAGLSGLVARTEGLDQQVDWNWYDVLSPGEMQRLSFARLFYLQPKYAVLDEATSALTEEVESELYRIGQQLGMTFVSVGHRRSLEKFHSLVLKLCGEGRWELTRIKVE, from the exons ATGGCGGTCCGGGGGCCCGCACCCCGGGCTGACGCCAG GCCCAGGTTAGATCTGCAATTTTTCCAGCGGTTCCTGCAGATACAGAAGGTTTTGTTTCCCTCTTGGTCATCACAGAATGCCTTGATGTTCCTGACCCTTTTGTGTGTGGCCCTACTGG aACAACTGGTGATCTACCGGGTTGGCTTGATTCCCAGTCAGTACTTTGGGGTCCTAGGAAACAAAGATTTAAGTGGGTTTAAGACCCTGACGTTCCTGGCTGTTGTGCTCATCGTCCTCAACTCCATGGTAaggtcttctccctgtgtctctcttcctctccagcctAGTGTGATGCCTCTCCAGTGCCCAGTGGGACTTAGCCACCAGGAAGCAGGAACCAAGCTGTGG CTGAAGAGCTTTGACCAGTTCACCTGCAACCTGCTGTATGTGAGCTGGAGGAAGGACCTCACCGAGCACCTCCACCGCCTCTACTTCCGGGGCCGCGTGTACTACACCCTCAACGTGCTGCGGGATGACATCGATAACCC GGACCAGCGCATCAGCCAGGACGTGGAGCGGTTCTGCCGGCAGCTCAGCAGCATGGCCAGCAAGCTGATCATCTCCCCCTTCACCCTCGTCTACTACACCTATCAGTGCTTCCAGAG CACCGGCTGGCTCGGGCCTGTGAGCATCTTTGGGTATTTCCTTCTGGGAACCGTGGTGAACAAAATGTTGATGGGTCCCATTGTGGCAAAGCTGGTGCAGCAGGAGAAGCTGGAGGGGGATTTCAG GTTCAAGCACATGCAGATCCGGGTGAATGCTGAGCCTGCTGCTTTTTTCAG AGCTGGGCATGTGGAGCACGTGAGGACAGACCGCAGGCTGCAGAGACTCCTTCAGACCCAGAGGGAGCTGATGTCCAAGGAGCTCTGGCTGTACA TCGGCGTCAACATGTTTGACTATCTGGGCAGCATCCTGAGTTACGTCGTGATCTCAATCCCCATTTTCAGCGGCATCTACGGAGACCTGAGCCCCACAGAGCTCAGCACCCTGGTCAGCAAG AACGCCTTTGTGTGCATGTACCTCATCAGCTGCTTCACCCAGCTCATCGATCTGTCCACCACGCTCTCCGATGTGGCAGGCTACACACACAG AATCGGGGAACTTCAGGAGACCCTGCTGGACATGACCCTGAAGTCACAGGATGGGGAAATCCTGGACGAGAGCGAGTGGGACTTGGCCAG GGCCCCGGGATGGCCAGCAACAGAGAGAACAGATACAGCTTTTCTCCTTGAGCGTGTCTGCATCTCCGCCCCCTCGTCTAACAAACCCTTAATCAAGAATCTGAGCCTGAAGATCTCTGAGGGGCAGAGCTTGCTTATCACAGGCAACACGGGCACCGGCAAGACCTCCTTGCTCCGGGTTCTGGGTGGCCTCTGGGAGAGCACATGGG GCTCAGTGCAGATGCTGACGGACTTTGGACCCCACGGGGTGCTGTTCCTGCCACAAAAGCCATTCTTCACTGACGGGACCCTTCGGGAGCAG GTGATATATCCCTTGAAGGAGATCTACCCCGACTCAG GTTCTGCTGATGATGAGAGGATCATGAGGTTCCTGGAGTTGGCAGGCCTG TCCGGCTTGGTGGCAAGGACAGAGGGTCTGGACCAGCAGGTCGATTGGAACTG GTATGATGTTCTGTCCCCAGGAGAGATGCAGAGGCTCTCCTTTGCCCGGCTCTTCTACCTGCAGCCGAAGTACGCAG TGCTTGATGAAGCCACCAGTGCCCTGACCGAGGAGGTGGAGAGCGAGCTCTACCGCATCGGCCAGCAGCTGGGCATGACGTTCGTCAGCGTGGGCCATCGGCGCAGCCTTGAGAAG TTTCACTCCTTGGTTCTGAAACTCTGTGGAGAAGGAAGGTGGGAGCTGACCAGAATCAAAGTGGAATGA
- the ABCD4 gene encoding lysosomal cobalamin transporter ABCD4 isoform X5 produces MPLQCPVGLSHQEAGTKLWLKSFDQFTCNLLYVSWRKDLTEHLHRLYFRGRVYYTLNVLRDDIDNPDQRISQDVERFCRQLSSMASKLIISPFTLVYYTYQCFQSTGWLGPVSIFGYFLLGTVVNKMLMGPIVAKLVQQEKLEGDFRFKHMQIRVNAEPAAFFRAGHVEHVRTDRRLQRLLQTQRELMSKELWLYIGVNMFDYLGSILSYVVISIPIFSGIYGDLSPTELSTLVSKNAFVCMYLISCFTQLIDLSTTLSDVAGYTHRIGELQETLLDMTLKSQDGEILDESEWDLARAPGWPATERTDTAFLLERVCISAPSSNKPLIKNLSLKISEGQSLLITGNTGTGKTSLLRVLGGLWESTWGSVQMLTDFGPHGVLFLPQKPFFTDGTLREQVIYPLKEIYPDSGSADDERIMRFLELAGLSGLVARTEGLDQQVDWNWYDVLSPGEMQRLSFARLFYLQPKYAVLDEATSALTEEVESELYRIGQQLGMTFVSVGHRRSLEKFHSLVLKLCGEGRWELTRIKVE; encoded by the exons ATGCCTCTCCAGTGCCCAGTGGGACTTAGCCACCAGGAAGCAGGAACCAAGCTGTGG CTGAAGAGCTTTGACCAGTTCACCTGCAACCTGCTGTATGTGAGCTGGAGGAAGGACCTCACCGAGCACCTCCACCGCCTCTACTTCCGGGGCCGCGTGTACTACACCCTCAACGTGCTGCGGGATGACATCGATAACCC GGACCAGCGCATCAGCCAGGACGTGGAGCGGTTCTGCCGGCAGCTCAGCAGCATGGCCAGCAAGCTGATCATCTCCCCCTTCACCCTCGTCTACTACACCTATCAGTGCTTCCAGAG CACCGGCTGGCTCGGGCCTGTGAGCATCTTTGGGTATTTCCTTCTGGGAACCGTGGTGAACAAAATGTTGATGGGTCCCATTGTGGCAAAGCTGGTGCAGCAGGAGAAGCTGGAGGGGGATTTCAG GTTCAAGCACATGCAGATCCGGGTGAATGCTGAGCCTGCTGCTTTTTTCAG AGCTGGGCATGTGGAGCACGTGAGGACAGACCGCAGGCTGCAGAGACTCCTTCAGACCCAGAGGGAGCTGATGTCCAAGGAGCTCTGGCTGTACA TCGGCGTCAACATGTTTGACTATCTGGGCAGCATCCTGAGTTACGTCGTGATCTCAATCCCCATTTTCAGCGGCATCTACGGAGACCTGAGCCCCACAGAGCTCAGCACCCTGGTCAGCAAG AACGCCTTTGTGTGCATGTACCTCATCAGCTGCTTCACCCAGCTCATCGATCTGTCCACCACGCTCTCCGATGTGGCAGGCTACACACACAG AATCGGGGAACTTCAGGAGACCCTGCTGGACATGACCCTGAAGTCACAGGATGGGGAAATCCTGGACGAGAGCGAGTGGGACTTGGCCAG GGCCCCGGGATGGCCAGCAACAGAGAGAACAGATACAGCTTTTCTCCTTGAGCGTGTCTGCATCTCCGCCCCCTCGTCTAACAAACCCTTAATCAAGAATCTGAGCCTGAAGATCTCTGAGGGGCAGAGCTTGCTTATCACAGGCAACACGGGCACCGGCAAGACCTCCTTGCTCCGGGTTCTGGGTGGCCTCTGGGAGAGCACATGGG GCTCAGTGCAGATGCTGACGGACTTTGGACCCCACGGGGTGCTGTTCCTGCCACAAAAGCCATTCTTCACTGACGGGACCCTTCGGGAGCAG GTGATATATCCCTTGAAGGAGATCTACCCCGACTCAG GTTCTGCTGATGATGAGAGGATCATGAGGTTCCTGGAGTTGGCAGGCCTG TCCGGCTTGGTGGCAAGGACAGAGGGTCTGGACCAGCAGGTCGATTGGAACTG GTATGATGTTCTGTCCCCAGGAGAGATGCAGAGGCTCTCCTTTGCCCGGCTCTTCTACCTGCAGCCGAAGTACGCAG TGCTTGATGAAGCCACCAGTGCCCTGACCGAGGAGGTGGAGAGCGAGCTCTACCGCATCGGCCAGCAGCTGGGCATGACGTTCGTCAGCGTGGGCCATCGGCGCAGCCTTGAGAAG TTTCACTCCTTGGTTCTGAAACTCTGTGGAGAAGGAAGGTGGGAGCTGACCAGAATCAAAGTGGAATGA